GAAGCGATGGAACCCGTGCTGGGGCAGGACAGCGAGACGATGGATTCGGTGCTGTCCGGGATGCGCGACCGGTTTCCGGTGGAACCGGAGCAGGGGGACGCCGCGTCCACTCGTGGCGGACGGGGCTCCGGCGAGGAGCAGTACGACGAGTACGACTGGCTGAACCAGCGCAGGAGGTGAACCTTGGGAGAACAGCGTTTCGACGTCAACACCGACGAGATGCGCGCGCACGCGCAGCACCTGCAGCAGGTGACCGACCGGATCGGCACGGCGCAGGACGCCGCTGGTGAGGTCTCGCTGAACGGCACGGACGCGTACGGGCTGCTGTGCAGCCCCATCCTCACCCCGTTGATCGGTGCGATCGAGGTGCAGGGCATGGCGACCATCGCGACCGCCAACGCGGCGGTGGAGGCCACGGCCGCCGGGATCGAGGGAGCGGCGGAGACCTACGACGCCGTGGATCAGCACGTCTCCGAACTGCTGGAATCGGTGCGCAACGAGTTGGGGGAGATCTGACGTGAGCCAGGACAACCCGCTGGTCGAGGCGGAGCCGGATTCCCAGATGTGGGAGGACGGCCTCATGGTCGTCGATTTCGCCGTCGATTCCTGGCGCGCGGTAAAGAATGAGGACTGGGGCGAAGCCGCCATCACCGGCGGCGCCGCCGCTGTGGACGCTCTCGCCACCGTGGCCAATCCGTTCGACGCGCTGTTGACCTCCACCTTCGCCTGGATGATGGAACACGTCTGGCCGTTACCGGACATGCTGGACTCGCTGGCGGGCAACCACGACCAGGTGCAGGCCAACGCCCACACCTGGGCCAACATCTCGGACGAATTGCAGCAGGCAGCGACGGAGATGCAACAGGCGGTCGACACCGACACGGCAGGCTGGCAGGGACCGGCCGCCGAGTCGTACCGGATGTTCGGCTCCGGCGAGGCCAAGCTCATCGAGGGAGCCGCGGAATCGGCCAGGGCGGTTGGCGCGGCGGTTTCCGGCGCTGGAACGGCCATCCTGATCGTCCGCACCACCGTGCGGGACATGATCGCCTCGGCCATGTCCGAACTGGTCACCTATCTGGTGCGGTCCTCGGCCGCAGCCGGTCTCTCGCTCGGTGCGCTCACCCCGCTGCTCATCGCCGACGGCATCCGGATCGTCGCGAAGTGGGCCAGCAGGGTCTCCGAATGGCTGGACAAGATCGTCCGGGCCTTCCGGCAGCTGGCCGAGATCGTGGGCAAGGTCAAACCACTGCTGACCAAGGTGGACGAGTTGTTGCAGCTGGATTCGCGGATCGGGGGTGGTATCCAGAAGTGGGCGAGAAACCGTTCGTTGTCCGATCTGACCCGTGGGCAGGAGATCGCTCGCAACACCGCCGCGATCGGTGCCACGGCTGACGATCAGGACTACGCGGAGCACGAGATGGGCAAGCACGATCACACCGACGGTGCGTGAGATGTGAAGCTTTCATCGGCCGTGGTGGTTCTTCGCAGCTCAAGGAAAAGTCACCCGGCCAGTTCTGGGAGAAATCGTGCGTGTTGTTCGTTTCGTCCGTGACGTGTTGCTGGTGCCGATCGGGGTGGCGCTGCTTCTGTCGGTGATTTTCGTGGTGATCCCGTTGTTCGGCATCGGGGTTGCCGGTTCGGAGGTGACGGCTCGTGGTACGGCTGTGGCGCAGCAGTGCCGGTTCGCCGGTCCGATCACGGAGTCGGACGCTCCGGAGCGGGGCAGCATCGTCGGTTTCGGTTACATCTGTCAGGCGCGGGTGACCTGGCGGGACGGCACCACGGAGATGTGGGAGGTCTCGGGTTCGCAGCTCAAGCCCGGC
This portion of the Actinopolyspora lacussalsi genome encodes:
- a CDS encoding hypothetical protein (product_source=Hypo-rule applied; pfam=PF02575; superfamily=82607) translates to MTVDQNGNMSDLRLEDDALRQRPEQLSETILTTVRSAQAQLTDRMREAMEPVLGQDSETMDSVLSGMRDRFPVEPEQGDAASTRGGRGSGEEQYDEYDWLNQRRR
- a CDS encoding hypothetical protein (product_source=Hypo-rule applied; pfam=PF10824; smart=SM00283; superfamily=140453) gives rise to the protein MGEQRFDVNTDEMRAHAQHLQQVTDRIGTAQDAAGEVSLNGTDAYGLLCSPILTPLIGAIEVQGMATIATANAAVEATAAGIEGAAETYDAVDQHVSELLESVRNELGEI
- a CDS encoding hypothetical protein (product_source=Hypo-rule applied; cath_funfam=3.30.70.890; superfamily=140453), whose product is MSQDNPLVEAEPDSQMWEDGLMVVDFAVDSWRAVKNEDWGEAAITGGAAAVDALATVANPFDALLTSTFAWMMEHVWPLPDMLDSLAGNHDQVQANAHTWANISDELQQAATEMQQAVDTDTAGWQGPAAESYRMFGSGEAKLIEGAAESARAVGAAVSGAGTAILIVRTTVRDMIASAMSELVTYLVRSSAAAGLSLGALTPLLIADGIRIVAKWASRVSEWLDKIVRAFRQLAEIVGKVKPLLTKVDELLQLDSRIGGGIQKWARNRSLSDLTRGQEIARNTAAIGATADDQDYAEHEMGKHDHTDGA
- a CDS encoding hypothetical protein (product_source=Hypo-rule applied; transmembrane_helix_parts=Inside_1_12,TMhelix_13_35,Outside_36_135,TMhelix_136_158,Inside_159_172), whose translation is MRVVRFVRDVLLVPIGVALLLSVIFVVIPLFGIGVAGSEVTARGTAVAQQCRFAGPITESDAPERGSIVGFGYICQARVTWRDGTTEMWEVSGSQLKPGDVGEEVAVVRRAIADGGAGTTSTRPEVFRADYEPNRWLGVPVMLAVGMLGFMVGVPACVRLYRMFSSKEPAET